One genomic segment of Gloeocapsa sp. PCC 73106 includes these proteins:
- a CDS encoding NAD-dependent epimerase/dehydratase family protein produces the protein MKVLVIGGDGYCGWATALHLCNKGYEVGILDSLVRRYWDLKLSVDTLTPIAPIKTRIKRWEDLTGKSLPLFIGDITDYDFLSKTLHEFEPEAIVHFGEQRSAPYSMIDREHAVLTQVNNVVGTLNLLYAMKSDFPDCHLVKLGTMGEYGTPNIDIEEGYITIEHNGRKDTLPYPKQPGSFYHLSKVHDSHNIHFACKIWGIRATDLNQGVVYGVLTEQTGIDELLINRLDYDGIFGTALNRFCIQAAIGHPLTVYGSGGQTRGFLDIRDTVRCVELAIANPADAGQFRVFNQFTESFSVGDLALMVKKAGVAMGLNIEINHLENPRVELEEHYFNPKNTKLLDLGLQPHYLSDSLLDSLLNFAIKYKDRVDLEQILPKVTWKR, from the coding sequence ATGAAAGTACTCGTTATTGGTGGTGATGGTTATTGCGGTTGGGCAACAGCGCTACATCTTTGTAACAAAGGTTATGAAGTAGGAATACTAGATAGTCTAGTACGACGTTACTGGGACCTCAAACTGAGTGTGGATACTTTAACGCCTATTGCACCGATTAAAACCAGAATAAAACGATGGGAAGATTTAACAGGCAAATCTCTACCTCTGTTTATTGGTGATATCACAGACTATGATTTTTTGAGTAAAACACTACATGAGTTCGAACCAGAGGCGATCGTTCACTTCGGAGAACAGCGATCAGCGCCTTATTCGATGATAGATAGAGAACACGCGGTTTTAACTCAAGTTAATAACGTGGTGGGAACTCTTAACCTGCTTTATGCGATGAAATCCGATTTTCCCGACTGTCATTTGGTGAAATTGGGAACTATGGGAGAATATGGTACTCCCAATATTGATATTGAAGAAGGATATATCACGATTGAACATAACGGACGCAAAGATACCCTACCGTATCCTAAACAGCCGGGCAGTTTTTATCATCTGAGCAAGGTACATGATAGCCACAATATTCACTTTGCTTGTAAAATTTGGGGAATTAGAGCGACGGACCTAAATCAGGGCGTGGTTTACGGTGTACTGACGGAACAGACTGGAATAGACGAGCTGTTGATTAATCGCCTGGATTATGATGGCATATTTGGGACAGCTTTAAACCGTTTTTGTATTCAAGCGGCGATTGGTCATCCCCTGACGGTTTACGGAAGTGGTGGACAAACGAGAGGATTCCTAGATATCCGGGATACGGTGCGCTGCGTGGAACTGGCGATCGCTAACCCGGCTGATGCTGGTCAATTCCGCGTCTTTAACCAGTTTACAGAGTCTTTCAGCGTGGGAGATTTAGCGTTAATGGTCAAAAAGGCAGGGGTAGCTATGGGTTTAAACATAGAAATTAACCATCTAGAAAATCCTCGGGTGGAATTAGAAGAGCACTACTTTAACCCTAAAAATACTAAATTGTTAGATCTCGGGTTACAACCTCATTATCTTTCTGATTCTCTCTTAGATTCTTTGCTCAATTTTGCGATTAAATATAAAGACCGTGTAGATTTAGAGCAAATCCTACCCAAGGTTACTTGGAAAAGATAA